Proteins co-encoded in one Mycobacterium mantenii genomic window:
- a CDS encoding phytoene desaturase family protein, with product MTDYDAIVIGAGHNGLTAAVLLQKAGLRTVCLDAKLYAGGMASTVELFDGYQFEIAGSVQFPTSQVVVDELGLDTIPTIDLDVMSVAVRGVGDDPLVQYSDPIKLFTHLNEVHGADAVNGMAGLMAWSQGPTRALGRFEAGTRPKSIDEMYACATNEFERSAIDDMLFGSVTDVLDRYLPDREKHGALRGSMTVLAVNTLYRGPSTPGSAAALAFGLGVPDGDTMQMKKLRGGIGALTSHLCDVLTGHGGEVRLRTKVTEILVADGRVTGVRTEAGETLNAPIVVSGIAPDVTLNEMIDPAALPADIRERYARIDHRGSYLQMHFALEEAPVFAAPYEGLNAPAMQASIGLFCTPEEVQQQWEDARRGIVPADPTVVLQIPSQNDPGLAPEGKHAASAFALFFPIEGDVDYGQAKVEMGQRVIDKITRLAPNFERSIVRHTTFTPKHMGVMFGAPGGDYCHGLLNANQVGPNRPGPRGFLGQPLPIDGLYLGSAGCHGGPGITFIPGYNAAQQALADRAAG from the coding sequence ATGACTGATTACGACGCGATAGTTATCGGTGCGGGACACAACGGCCTGACCGCGGCGGTGCTGCTGCAGAAGGCCGGACTGCGGACGGTGTGCCTGGATGCCAAGCTCTACGCGGGTGGCATGGCATCCACCGTCGAGCTTTTCGACGGATACCAGTTCGAGATCGCCGGCTCGGTGCAATTCCCGACGTCCCAGGTGGTGGTCGACGAGCTGGGCCTGGACACCATACCGACGATCGACCTGGACGTGATGTCGGTGGCGGTGCGCGGCGTCGGTGACGATCCGCTGGTGCAGTACAGCGACCCCATCAAGCTGTTCACCCACCTCAACGAGGTGCACGGGGCGGATGCCGTCAACGGCATGGCGGGGCTGATGGCCTGGAGCCAAGGGCCGACGCGCGCGCTGGGCCGGTTCGAAGCCGGAACCCGGCCGAAGAGCATCGACGAGATGTATGCCTGTGCCACAAATGAATTCGAACGCTCGGCGATCGATGACATGCTGTTCGGATCGGTCACCGACGTGTTGGATCGCTACCTACCCGACCGCGAGAAGCACGGCGCGCTGCGCGGTTCGATGACCGTGCTGGCCGTCAACACGCTCTACCGGGGCCCGTCCACACCCGGTAGCGCGGCGGCGCTCGCCTTCGGGCTCGGCGTTCCCGACGGGGACACCATGCAGATGAAGAAGCTGCGCGGTGGCATCGGCGCGCTCACCTCCCATCTGTGCGACGTGCTGACCGGCCACGGCGGCGAAGTTCGGTTGCGTACCAAGGTGACCGAGATTCTGGTTGCCGACGGCCGGGTGACCGGGGTGCGCACCGAGGCGGGCGAGACGCTGAACGCCCCGATCGTGGTCTCCGGCATCGCGCCCGACGTCACGCTCAACGAGATGATCGATCCCGCCGCGCTGCCCGCCGACATCCGGGAACGCTATGCGCGCATCGACCACCGCGGCAGCTATCTGCAGATGCACTTCGCGCTCGAGGAGGCCCCCGTCTTCGCCGCGCCCTACGAGGGCCTCAACGCGCCGGCCATGCAGGCCTCGATCGGCCTGTTCTGCACGCCGGAGGAGGTCCAGCAGCAGTGGGAGGACGCGCGGCGCGGAATCGTGCCCGCCGACCCGACGGTGGTGCTGCAAATCCCGTCGCAGAACGACCCGGGACTGGCGCCCGAGGGCAAGCACGCCGCGTCGGCGTTCGCGCTGTTCTTTCCGATCGAGGGCGACGTGGATTACGGGCAGGCCAAGGTCGAGATGGGTCAGCGGGTGATCGACAAGATCACCCGGCTCGCCCCGAATTTCGAACGCAGCATCGTCCGGCACACCACGTTCACGCCCAAGCACATGGGCGTGATGTTCGGCGCGCCCGGCGGCGACTACTGCCACGGCCTGCTGAATGCCAACCAGGTCGGTCCCAACCGCCCCGGTCCGCGCGGCTTCCTCGGCCAGCCGCTCCCGATCGACGGGCTGTATCTCGGCAGCGCGGGCTGTCATGGCGGCCCGGGGATCACCTTCATTCCCGGCTACAACGCGGCGCAACAAGCGCTCGCCGACCGCGCGGCCGGGTAG
- a CDS encoding MBL fold metallo-hydrolase, with translation MQVTSVGHAGFLIQTQAGSILCDPWVNPAYFASWFPFPDNSTLDWDELGACDYLYVSHLHKDHFDAQNLAEHVNKDAMVLLPDFPVPDLRNELQKLGFHRFFETSNSVKHRVGGPRGDLDVMIIALRAPADGPIGDSALVVSDGATTVFNMNDARPVDLDVLASEFGHIDVHLLQYSGAIWYPMVYDMPARAKESFGIQKRQRQMDRARQYLAQVGATWVVPSAGPPCFLDPELRHLNDDHADPANIFPDQMVFLDQMRSHGNDGGLLMMPGSIADFTGSTLHSLTHPLPTEQVEAIFTTGKADYIAEYAERMAPVIAAQRAGWAPATGEPLLEPVRALFEPIMSQSDEICDGIGYPVELVLGPETVILDFPKRTVRERIPDERVRYGFAIAPELVRTVLRDREPDWVNTIFLSTRFRAWRVGGYNEYLYTFFKCLTDERIAYADGWFAETHDDSASVTLDGWEIQRRCPHLKADLSKFGVVEGNTLTCNLHGWQWRLDDGRCLTAKGHQLRSSRA, from the coding sequence GTGCAGGTCACCAGCGTCGGCCACGCCGGATTTCTGATCCAGACCCAAGCGGGCAGCATTCTTTGCGACCCCTGGGTCAATCCCGCCTACTTCGCGTCCTGGTTCCCGTTCCCGGACAACAGCACGCTGGACTGGGACGAGCTGGGTGCCTGCGACTACCTGTACGTGTCACACCTGCACAAGGACCATTTCGACGCGCAGAACCTGGCCGAGCACGTCAACAAGGACGCCATGGTGCTACTGCCGGACTTCCCGGTGCCCGACCTGCGAAATGAGTTGCAGAAGCTCGGTTTTCACCGATTCTTCGAGACCAGCAACTCGGTCAAACATCGGGTCGGTGGCCCAAGGGGCGACCTCGACGTCATGATCATCGCCCTGCGGGCGCCGGCCGACGGCCCGATCGGCGATTCCGCGCTGGTGGTTTCCGACGGTGCGACAACGGTTTTCAACATGAACGACGCCCGGCCGGTGGATCTGGACGTGCTGGCCTCCGAGTTCGGGCACATCGATGTGCACCTGCTGCAGTACTCCGGAGCCATCTGGTACCCGATGGTCTACGACATGCCGGCCCGCGCCAAGGAGTCGTTCGGCATCCAGAAGCGGCAACGGCAGATGGACCGCGCCCGCCAGTACCTCGCCCAGGTCGGGGCGACGTGGGTGGTCCCGTCGGCGGGCCCGCCCTGCTTCCTGGATCCGGAGTTACGCCACCTCAACGACGACCACGCGGATCCGGCCAACATCTTCCCCGATCAGATGGTTTTCCTGGATCAGATGCGCAGCCACGGCAACGATGGCGGCCTGCTGATGATGCCCGGCTCCATCGCCGATTTCACCGGTTCCACCCTGCATTCGCTGACTCACCCGTTGCCCACCGAGCAGGTCGAGGCCATCTTCACCACGGGCAAGGCCGACTACATCGCCGAGTACGCCGAGCGGATGGCGCCGGTGATCGCCGCGCAGCGGGCGGGCTGGGCCCCCGCGACCGGGGAGCCACTGCTGGAACCGGTGCGCGCCCTGTTCGAGCCGATCATGTCCCAAAGCGACGAGATCTGCGATGGCATCGGCTACCCCGTCGAATTGGTGCTCGGGCCGGAGACCGTGATCTTGGACTTCCCGAAACGGACGGTGCGGGAACGGATTCCGGATGAACGGGTTCGGTATGGATTCGCGATTGCACCGGAGCTGGTTCGCACCGTGTTGCGCGATCGCGAGCCGGACTGGGTCAACACCATCTTCTTGTCGACGCGATTCAGGGCCTGGCGGGTCGGCGGCTACAACGAGTACCTCTACACGTTCTTCAAGTGCCTGACCGACGAGCGGATCGCCTACGCCGACGGCTGGTTCGCCGAGACCCACGACGACTCGGCGTCGGTCACGCTGGACGGCTGGGAGATTCAGCGTCGCTGCCCGCACCTCAAGGCGGACCTGTCGAAATTCGGTGTGGTCGAAGGGAACACACTGACCTGCAACCTGCATGGGTGGCAGTGGCGCCTGGACGACGGGCGGTGCCTGACCGCGAAGGGCCACCAACTGCGGAGTTCACGGGCGTGA
- a CDS encoding lysophospholipid acyltransferase family protein, protein MEPVYGTVIQLARLVWRLQGLKITVTGVENLPKSGGAVIAINHTGYLDFTFAGLPAYKQGLGRKVRFMAKQEVFDNKITGPIMRSLRHISVNRQDGAASFEAAVRNLKDGELVGVYPEATISRSFEIKEFKSGAARMAVEAGVPIVPVIVWGAQRIWTKDHPKKLWRPKVPIIVLLGEPIAPTLAIEELKGLLHSRMQHLLERAQEMYGPHPAGEFWVPHRLGGGAPSLAEAARLEAEEAAARAARRARSAGAPE, encoded by the coding sequence GTGGAGCCGGTTTACGGGACTGTCATTCAGCTTGCCCGCCTGGTGTGGCGTCTCCAGGGGCTGAAAATCACCGTCACCGGTGTGGAGAACCTGCCGAAAAGCGGTGGTGCGGTCATTGCGATCAACCACACCGGCTACCTGGACTTCACCTTCGCGGGACTGCCGGCCTACAAGCAGGGCCTGGGCCGCAAGGTGCGGTTCATGGCCAAGCAGGAGGTTTTCGACAACAAGATCACCGGGCCGATCATGCGCAGCCTGCGGCACATCTCGGTGAACCGGCAAGACGGCGCCGCCTCCTTCGAAGCCGCCGTCCGGAACCTGAAGGACGGCGAGCTGGTCGGCGTCTACCCCGAAGCCACGATCAGCCGCAGCTTCGAGATCAAGGAATTCAAGTCGGGTGCCGCGCGGATGGCGGTCGAGGCCGGGGTGCCGATCGTGCCGGTGATTGTCTGGGGTGCCCAGCGGATCTGGACCAAGGATCATCCGAAAAAGCTGTGGCGTCCCAAGGTTCCGATCATTGTGCTGCTCGGCGAACCGATCGCGCCCACGCTGGCCATCGAGGAACTGAAGGGGCTGCTGCACTCGCGCATGCAGCATTTGCTGGAACGCGCGCAGGAAATGTACGGACCCCACCCCGCCGGGGAGTTCTGGGTGCCACACCGGCTGGGCGGCGGCGCCCCGTCCCTGGCGGAAGCGGCCCGGCTGGAGGCCGAGGAGGCGGCCGCCCGGGCGGCTCGCCGGGCCCGGTCCGCAGGGGCGCCGGAGTAG
- a CDS encoding lysophospholipid acyltransferase family protein: MVEPTFRALELLAQLAVKATGTRITYSGEEQIPERGGAVVAINHTSYVDFLPAALAVHRRGRRLRFMIKAEMQQVKPVNFLIKHTRTIPVDRGAGAGAYGVAVQRLREGELVGVYPEATISRSFELKEFKSGAARMATEAEVPIVPVIVWGAQRIWTKDHPRNVGRAKIPITVQVGAPLSAREDIARTDAALRDAMTTLLHRAQQHDPGESGAYWMPHRLGGGAPTPAEAACIEATEAAARSAKKAERPPQ; the protein is encoded by the coding sequence ATGGTGGAGCCGACCTTCCGCGCTTTGGAGCTACTGGCCCAATTGGCGGTGAAGGCCACCGGCACCAGGATCACCTACAGCGGTGAGGAGCAGATCCCCGAGCGGGGCGGCGCCGTGGTGGCGATCAACCACACCAGCTACGTCGATTTTCTCCCGGCCGCGCTGGCCGTACACCGCCGGGGACGCCGGCTGCGGTTCATGATCAAAGCCGAGATGCAGCAGGTCAAGCCCGTCAATTTCCTGATCAAGCACACCCGCACCATCCCGGTGGACCGCGGCGCCGGGGCGGGTGCCTACGGGGTGGCGGTGCAGCGGCTGCGCGAAGGTGAGCTGGTGGGGGTGTATCCCGAAGCCACGATCAGCCGCAGCTTCGAGCTCAAGGAGTTCAAGAGCGGCGCCGCGCGGATGGCCACCGAGGCGGAAGTCCCGATCGTGCCCGTGATCGTCTGGGGAGCGCAGCGAATCTGGACCAAGGATCACCCGCGAAATGTGGGCCGCGCCAAGATACCCATTACTGTGCAGGTAGGCGCGCCGTTGTCGGCGCGCGAAGACATCGCACGGACCGACGCCGCCCTGCGCGACGCGATGACCACGCTCCTGCACCGGGCGCAACAGCACGACCCGGGCGAGTCCGGAGCGTATTGGATGCCGCACCGGCTGGGCGGCGGCGCGCCCACCCCGGCGGAGGCCGCTTGCATAGAGGCCACCGAGGCGGCGGCTCGGTCGGCCAAAAAGGCCGAGCGCCCGCCGCAGTAG